One genomic region from Bacteroidales bacterium encodes:
- a CDS encoding T9SS type A sorting domain-containing protein, protein FKVYRPSTGEQYNLQVTYNPLLNNESFEQQGISEVNSVKFSATGVTLDEVQQVKIYPNPTSGLIHIAGIDGTVTLKLLNGFGSEVFASEIALPGTIDLSSLSKGIYLMCIEQGTIKRFEKIVLK, encoded by the coding sequence TTTCAAAGTTTACAGACCATCCACCGGAGAACAATACAACCTCCAGGTAACCTATAACCCGCTGTTGAATAATGAATCGTTTGAGCAACAGGGAATTTCTGAGGTAAATTCAGTTAAATTTTCAGCAACAGGAGTGACTTTGGATGAGGTTCAACAGGTAAAAATCTATCCAAATCCTACTTCCGGGCTAATCCATATCGCCGGTATTGATGGAACAGTCACTTTAAAGTTACTCAACGGGTTTGGTTCAGAAGTATTTGCATCGGAAATTGCATTGCCCGGAACAATTGACCTATCGAGTCTTTCAAAAGGGATTTACCTGATGTGTATTGAACAAGGGACTATCAAAAGGTTCGAAAAGATTGTGCTGAAATAG